CCTTGTGGGCCAGGACGGGCGCATCTCCAGTCCCGCCCTTTCAAATGCCGCAGTCTCAGGCCTGATGAGCTCGGGTCTGGACGTAGCCGAGGCCGGACTAGTCCCGACACCTGCACTCCAATATGGAGTAAAGACCATGGGATTCAAAGGAGGTGTGATGGTCACCGCCTCGCATAATCCTCCACAGTACAACGGTCTCAAAGTCTCAGGCTCCGACGGCGTCGAAATCCCCCGCCTCGACGAGCAGCGGGTTGAGAAAATCTACTTCGACAGGTCGCAGAACAAAGCTGACTGGAAGACGATTGGGGTGTCGAGGCAGGAGCCATCGGTCGTCAGGAACTACCTGAAGGGGATTCTATCCAGGGTCAACACCAAGGCGATCGCTGAAAGGAAGTTCGTCATCGTCATGGACATCGGGAACGGCGCCCAGTCCGGGGCTGCGCCCTACCTCGTCGAGTCATTGGGATGCAAGGTCATTACACTGAACTCGGTAGTGGACGGGAGCTTCCCCGGAAGGGGACCTGAGCCGACT
The window above is part of the Candidatus Bathyarchaeia archaeon genome. Proteins encoded here:
- a CDS encoding phosphoglucosamine mutase, which gives rise to MAATQQRLFGTNGVRFVPGVSNDLDFAINLGEAIGTFFGSGEILVGQDGRISSPALSNAAVSGLMSSGLDVAEAGLVPTPALQYGVKTMGFKGGVMVTASHNPPQYNGLKVSGSDGVEIPRLDEQRVEKIYFDRSQNKADWKTIGVSRQEPSVVRNYLKGILSRVNTKAIAERKFVIVMDIGNGAQSGAAPYLVESLGCKVITLNSVVDGSFPGRGPEPTPDTLKDLSAAVKSVGADLGVAYDGDGDRSMFCDEDGRVLWGDQSGCLLADFVLEK